The Lolium perenne isolate Kyuss_39 chromosome 6, Kyuss_2.0, whole genome shotgun sequence genome segment ATGATTACTTAAGAAAATACAGTAAGAAAATGTAGAGCTTTGAAGTTCCACCTTTTACTAAATCTCATCATTGTAGGGTTTTTTGTTTGGAAAGCACACTTAGCCCCAGCATTGTTGATCTTTCCAGTTTTTATCAGGCCAAATGTAAAGAAAAACACAGAGTCATTTGTGGCACCAATCTAAAAGCCTATCAATTCTATCAGCAGAAAGGGGAAAACCTGTGACAACTGATCAACGAAACGGAAGTTTAATGCATCTCCTCGAGCACTGCAATAATTCCCGAAAGTAACAAAATGCATATCCGTAGATTTCTTGGATAATCTAAAAATATTTACCATTGATTCGTTTCATGTATCCACAAAAGTAGTAGATGAAACTACAATTAAACAGCGTGCCTATGTCTGATCGTAAACTGCAGAAGGCCAAAGTAGAGCTAGTTGTAAGAAAAATATTGGCCTGTTTAGAAATGTATCTTCATAGTAGAAGTCATATGTCATATCCATGATTAAGCAGTGTATAAATTCATTGTTCCAGTGATACCAGGCTCAATACAAAATTAAGGAGTTGTCATTCGTTTGATAAAAGCTCTATATTGAACAATGAAAACCAAGGACACCCATCATTTCGAGTTCAGATATGTACATCATAGACTGGGCACCAAGTAGTTCTTGTGGAGCTGCAATTACACCAACAATACAGGTATGGCTTCAGCCTGCACCACCAAAAAGAGCAAACTATATTATTTCACTATAAGAGCAACTCCATGTTGCCTTCAATCATTCAGCAGACCAAAGAATATCAATCAGGAAGAAGAGCACACAACCTGAAACTATTGAAGTGGCATGTACGCATGGTTTCAGCATACAAAAACAGAGAATTGCATCAGCTGCAATATAGATGTAGAACATATAAAAAAATATGCAGATTCAATCTTTCCAAACTGTGCTGTAAAGGGGAAAGTAATAAAAAAAACTTAGGATTCACTTCGGGGGATTTAAGGGTATAAAGATGATTAGGATTCTTGTGGCTTTTCCATGGACATGGGTTGAAAAGAGAACCAGTACTAACAGAGAATACTATAGATATAAGAAACCTGCTTACACACATTAACATTATGAGGCAAACCTAGGTATATTATAGCTCACAACGTGGTATAGAGCAATCAACATATTAAGGTTGAATTTCCAAAAGCAAGTGCTACCTCATAAGATAACTAAAAAATATAATCGACAACAGGTCTCCTAATAAACCAGTGGAAAGTGCAAATATAAGTGCCTTATGGAATTGGGACTggatttaccttgctgtcgcagaCCACTTCTGAATTAGCAACAACAGATCAAGGTACAGTAGTAAGATGAAGCTGTAATAATGAGAATAAAAAATGCATAAGAGAATTCCACTTGATGAAGTAAGATGGAAATATTTAAAATGCAAAGGATAGCCGGCGATGAAACCAACCATGCAATCAAAACATGGACATGCATACTCTATCATCCAAATATCAAATGTATATTGTGTTCCACCAAGAGAAAATTAAATTAAACAGTTAACACTAAGAGGCACTGCTCCTTTAGAAACTCAACTTGAATTCTGCACACTGAAGTTCAGACTCCCTGGGATTGCTGACGATAGGGGAGTGCTACTGTATAGTGTTGAGTTGAGGCTCCCTGGCCCATCCCTGCTAGAAGTGTAAGATACTGCTGGTTCTAGGTTCAGCTTAGGCACACTTCCTAAGCTCCTTGTCGTTCTCAATGAAGATGCAGTTCCTCCATTCCACCAGTCTAACACTCCATGTGTCTCCAACAGTGTTGCCGAGCATGATTTTCTGTGGGAAATCACCGGTGATGTACTGACAGAATGCCTTTGGACTCTTGAGTGTACCATAAGGGTTGTTCGTGACTGCATTTGGAACGACGGTGAAACCTGGCCTCAGGCAAAAACCCAACCAGCAGGTGCCGGCCTCACTTTGTTTTTCCTAACCTAGTCCCTTCGGATTCTTGCCTGGCCTTTCTTTTATTGCCTTTCGTGCTCGGTTGTGCAGCTGGCCATTTCGCAGCGAAGCTCTACAACGGTGGAAAGCCAGGCGGAGCTCCAATTGCACCCTGCATCTCCACTTTCCTTGCCGGTGGTGGCATCACTGGAGATCCTTTCTCGGCCTTGATCTCCTTCTTGTGTACCTGCAGGAGCACAATTAGGTGTCACAGATTGGAACAACAGTGTTGTATCACAAGATAAATGAAAAGACGGCAGGTACATACAGGATGAAAACCAGCTTCAATCACAACAGGAATCCTTTTAGTAAGATATGGCGTGAACATCTATGAAAAAAATGGTAAGGGCTACAATGTTTTGTGTGGAATACTCATATAGCTCTACAGAGAATAGTTCCTTTGTAAGATTTATAATACTCCCTCCGCTCCTCTTTAATTGACTTTTATTGGAAATACCGCTAGTTCATTTGTCATGTGTCCCTGCGTCGATTAAAACCAAACAGAGGGAGTAGTTAATAAATTCTATAGGCAGATGGTCAGAGAAACAGGCACCATGTTACAATTTAAAATTTACCAGTCCGACTTATGATCATATACCTCGTTTGAAAAGCCTCCAATATTGTCAGCAACAAAGGAGCTAATGAATATACCTTCACCACAGCCGCCGCGCGTAATCCCTGACGTATTGACTTGTCGAACATAATAGTTAGTGTGCCTAGATTGAAGACCCTGAAAACATAAGATCTCACGTCAGAGTGAGTTTTGCCGAAAAGGATCTACCATCCTAATTCTCTAGTAGTCTAGTGTTGTCTGAAACCAGTTAGCCTGCCATGTGGATTTTACCACCAGTTAGATGTAGCCAATCAGATGTCGTGTTCACACCATTGAATGCGGATAATGTGAAAATATAGCAATTTGCATTTCAGCCAATAAAATGACTAATGCACGGTTTCTGCCTGCACGTCATATACCAAAAGGAGTATTACCTGACCTCTAAATGGGTGCTAATTCTGTGGATAGGCCATCACAATTATTTCCAGTCCAGCAGCTCTGTGCTGGCATTGCCAGACACATAAGATTGAATCGGGCCAGGCATTGCACCCCCTCCTCACCCTGACACGGAACCAAATCCAACCTGCATACTGAAACCCAATTTCATCAGCCACCAAATAACAGATGGCCAGAAAACAATAACATGCAAATTTACATGTACACATATACACAAAAGACATGTAGGAGATGATGGCGTGTTCACCTTTCAATTGGGGATGAGCAAAGCTGAGGCTGCTGCTCCTCGGCCTGCCTGAAGGAAATGGCATGCTACAGAGGTGCTCACCCTGAACCCCCGCCGctccttttgccatgatgctatcCGGCTTAGTCTCCAAGGCAGCTGGTCCATAACCTGTGATTAGCtcgagagagagagggaaagagCAAGGGAGAGGGAACATCTCTCTAAGAAATTTTGATACAATGAGCACTACATGATCTCAAGGCTTAGTCATGCAAAATATTTGCACACTGAAATTAGGTTATGCACCATAACACAGAGAAAATACACAGAAAAAGTACACAGAAGAAAACCATTGAGCCACTTTGAATACATACATAGATATAAATGTTTTGCTACTGATATCCATCTAATTGCATTTTAATAGGACTGCCAACCTGCATGAGAATGAGCAGCAATTCAATACAAGGAAAAATTATATACTGCCAAAAAGATCTATCAGGCCAGTTTGAATCGCTTCTCAGCGAAAGTGCAAAACACCAAAAAAGAGATGATAACATTTCAGAAATACCAAACTAATGAAAGAGACTACAAAAAGGGATGATAACCTTATTCATAAATATTGGACTAATGTTAGAGAATCTATATAATACGAAACAAATACAGTAGGTCAATTTGAATTGTTTCTTATTGGAAGTACAAAACAGGAAAAAAAAAACTTTAAACATATATTACATTGAGGATCTCTATAAGTATAGTGAAAAAATctcaaataaataaatatataaaAATGGCCAAGTGCGTCAAGTAAGCAAGACAATGCCCTAATGTGTGTATGTTTTTGCATGTGAAGCTATAAACCTGTGGATTTATTATTGAATACTCTCCGGGAGGGCAGGGCAAAATAAATACCAACGGATGTACCAGTCCTACTTTACTAATTGGCTTCAGGAGGAACATATGTATTGTGAACAATAGTTTCTAGCACTGCATTAAGAAAGAAAAGAATGACATAATGGATAATCTATATGTTACCCGTATTAGTGTAATAAAGTAACACTCATATTTAAGACTTATACCTTAGCAATGATCGTTTTGAGCAGAATTACACCAAACCAAAGAAAGTTGGTTCCTGGGTAAATCAATCGAAATGTGAAGTATTAAGATCAGTTCAATCAATAAAACAAACCACATATTAAATCTGATTAAGAGGGTAAAATAATCATGCTTTTACCAAAATTCACTAAGAGAGTAAATTAATCAAATCCATCTGAACAAAATGGAACACTATGTAAATTGAGAGGGAGATTCACCATGGCCTTCAGAGATAACCATAAGACCCAAATTCTCACATATTTTACCCTATATTTTTCGACAGTTGCGTGAGTGTCTGCGAAGGACATACATGCAACATGAGACATAAGATTAGCAGTGTGAGCAATGAAAGAACACAAAACTCGGATGTGTTAAATACCTGAGGGGGTGACGGTACAGAAGAACACTCTCAATCTTGTGGTGAAAATCATGGGTGATGGCCTTGCTTTTATAGGCGTGTACAATTCTACCAATCTGCCACCTACCTCTGAGCGCTGACTCGTGGTTTTGACAACCTACAGGAAGCATGGTTTTGACAATCTACAGGAAGTTGTgtagaaaatgaaaaaatgatAGGAGAGACAAAGTTTACACATGCCTTTAGCCTGATGCGAGTCGTGGATGGAGGAATCCAGCGGTTGTATTCTCCCTAATCTCGACCTGTAACTGCAGGAGCTGCCTCCCAAAGCGCCGCACTGCCTTAGACACATCTCCAATCTAGAAAGAGCACGCACGAGGGAAGGGTTGGGTCCTGGCAGCGGCAGTGAGAGAAAGTGAGAGAGGGAGAAACGTGAGATATTGTAGCCGACCTAAATGTGGGCAACGACGCACATGGGGGGATTGAGGATGTGGACCTTGTCCGGATGCCAGGCGCAACGCTCTTcagccgtcgccgcctcctcgtcGGCGCCGCTCCTCCTCTGGTGCTCTCCTCCACACAAGCTGCAACTCACCCTTGTCACAGTCAAGCCCCGCCCGACCTCAACGCCGGCCGCCGCACCTACCTCGTCCCCCAAGCAGCGCCGCCCGCTTCCGCCCGCACCATAGATCGCCAGCCGCTGCAGCGCCTCTTGACCCCAGGCCGCAGCGCCTCTCTCTCCATCCTCCACTTGAAGCCGGCCGCACACTTGCCCTCCTTGGACAGGGAAAGCTGAAGGCAACTCGTTTTGGACGGGGGAAGAGCGGTGGAAGGCAAGAAGAAGCTCCAGCGGGCAGGGGATCTCCGGTCTGGCATGGAGGACCTCGGCAGGGTGGAGGGGATAATGGAGAGGGAGCACGCGTGGGGAGAAAATCCAGAAAAGATGGGGCGGTATGGAGGACAAAACGAAGAGAAGGTCAAAGCGGTTCAATAAAAATAGCTATAGCCACCCAGATAGCAAAGAAACCCACCACGAAACAGAAGAAAAGTAGACCAAAATTCCAAGGTAGCACCAAAACTGCACACCAAAACATCCGCACGgaaataaactacaaagttgCCTACGTGTCAGCACGAGGTGAGTTCATAAAAAGGCTCCAAAATTATGTGAAAAAAGATGTTTGTTCCCAAATAGTATAGTAGTTATTTAGATTTATTACCTACTAGATAGATAGTGTCTAGATGCATCTAAATTTTCATAAAATTGAGATACTTTTGTTGGGATGGAGGGAGTCTATGGAATTTTAAATTCCCCTTTAGGCATGAACGCATGGAAAGCCAAAATTTGGACAAAAGAAGATTAAAACTATCATGTTATGTATTACATTCTCTGTTATTACTATTCGCTAGCAGTCCTAATATATAAGCTGGGTGTATTTTGATTCCTTCGACAGGTAATCCTTCTGTTCCGTCATTACATGCATGCTAGGTTTAATTAAAATTAAAATTTATAATCTTTGAGTAAGCATGTAGGGAAAATATATATCAATATCCATCATAAAAAATATTAATTGTTAGGatcatcatgaaatatattttcatattacaTATATTTGGTATTAAAATGTTTTATCTATATATCAAAGTATACAAAATTTGACTTTGACAAAACCTAGAATGTTGGGTAATTGTGGACAGAGGGAGTAGTTACCCTATTTACTATATATACATAATTCTTGTGACACACAACTAATGTTACCGGATTCATATGCATAAGTATTTGCCTATAATTATGACGCTGCAGTAGGAGTATAACATAAGCAACATATTAATGGAGTAATTGTTGGTTGAATCACAATGGAGTGCTTCTTAGCACGATATCATAGGTAAAAATAAATGCTTAAAAGACAACCTGTCGTAGtggaagtatcatacactagtatcatgcatataaGACTAGTTTATGATATATCCCTATAATGCATTGTCTCATGATGtggtactccctccataccggtttacaGGCCAATTACGCATTTTAAAAATAAGTTTTACTACAAATTTGGGCaacaaaatataagatatatgccacaaaaattataccattggattcATATTTAAAAGAAATTTCCAATAGTATACCTTCTGTGATATATATCTTATACCGTCTTGATCAAATTAGTAGTCAATTTTTTTTCTCAGAATACATAATTACCCTATAAACCGGTATGAACGAAGTATCATAGTTCcttcatatttaatgttttgtagaatctgaaAGAAAATTTGTGTACATGATGTACTCCCTTCATTTGAAAGAATAAGGTGCCCTCGTTTTtcgagctttttgtttgaccaagaattactttaaatatataaagatgTTTGTATGAGATTAGCATCATTATAAAGTGATTTTGAATACGAATCCAACAattctaattacatataatatcatcgagattttgttgctcaatttttatggtcaaatgtCATCTTGGAATAACACTCTCGCATCTTTGAAACAGAGGTAGTATTTGTCATTGaactttctagttttacgtgctataatacggtatctacctatgataccactCTCATCAATTAcagtgccacatcagatttttggtaACATGACATGCATGGTACTttcattgtggctagtcttatgAATATCCCTTTCTACAAAAAGAGACAACAAAAGTTGAAACGAAAACAATAAAAGGTCATAGATAATCAGTTCTGATGCACGACATATCACCATAAAAAATCCCAGTCATTCATTGCGCAATAATATCTACCTCTCGAAAATCGACTCAGCATTctcagagcaagtacaataaggactagtcagctggctataacgaTTAAAATAGTGTATTATTGTTTAGTTGGAAGAGTGAGAGGGGGAGAGAGAAGGAGAGCTGGCTAcaaggattaaaatagtatatttgtgtctagttggaggagagagaagaggagagagaatgtaAGTGGGCTCTTATGAGAGTATTGTACTTGTTGGCTATGTGTTGACTATAGATGACATGTCATCTTGCTTATAGACAACAACCGGCTATACTATTGGAGTTGCTCTTATGCAACATCCAGCTCTAGCACATGCTCCTAGGTATTTTGTGAAAGTAAAAGATGGACCATACATTGATAATCTATAACAGTTTTATAACTCATTATTATATATGTTGGTTTTAAATTGGTTATGAATGATATGACATTTGACTTATAGCCAGTAGCTGGCTATAGTATTAGAATTGCTCTCACTAGCACCACTTGTTCGATCCAGTCATTGATTATGCGAGAAAAAAGAAGAAAGTGTGAACGAGATTGACATGCGTACCTCCTGTCCGTTGATAACATGGAGTGGGTCAGCGAGGGCACGggcagcatcatcggggttagagAAGTGGACAAAGGCGGAGCAGCGGGGCTGGCCAGTGAGGCGGTACGTGGGAATGAAGATGTCGGCCACGTCCCCGTAGCGGCCGAAGTAGTTGCGGAGATCCACGTCGCCGGTGCCTGGGGCCATGTCATCTATGTATAGCCTCCCGTTGCTATGCAGCTTGCTCATCGCTGGTGGCACGCTGGTCTTTGGTTGGAGACTGAAAACACAATTGTAGAGCGAACGCCGTTCAGAAAGAAAGGCAACAGAGCATGAACTTCAGAGAAAATTCAAAATTATAATACAAATCATATAAAAGTGGCGACGCAACCGAATCGCGGAACCAGATTGGAAGAAGAGGAATGATCATAGGGAACATCATGTTCTTGGAGAACTTGCTAGGGTCAGGATTAAAAAAGATGATTTCGTTGTATGTGGGTGTGCATGAGAGAAATGGAGAAAGAGGGGCTTACAAACTCGAATCTTCCAAGTATCTTGGTCGTGCCCTTGCAATGTACACCTGCACAGGAAAAGACATTTCCAATGTATAACCTCACCAAACCATATATGCGGGATTTAAAATTCCAAAGCAGGCATTAATGGAAAGACAAATTTTGAACAAAAGGAGATTAAATCCCAGTCCACTTTCTTTTGAAAAATTGACTCTGCAAGTCTGCATCTCACTAGTAATATTCAGCGGGAGCATGGTTTTCACATTCAGTTTCACTTGAATTGAACCAGGTAGTTAAAGTATTTGAATTTCCATGTACTACTGAAATATTTTGGGGGAAAGGTCAATATTTCATTGTCTAATGATATAGAATTTCATCGAAATCTCACGAAATCTGAAAACTATGACAGGGCCAGTTATCACTATATTCGGAAAAAGAAGGAACTGTCAATGAGGTTGGCATAGGTACCTGCTGGTCATTGATGACATGGCGAGGGTCAGCGAGGGCACGGCCAGCGTCACGAGGGCTAGAGAACTGGACAAAGGCGCAGCAACGGGGTCCACCGGTGAGGCGGCACCTGGGAATGAAGATGTCGGCCACGTCCCCATAGCGCTCGAAGTGGCGGCGAAGGTCCGCGTTCCCGGTGCCTGGTGCCATGTCAGCTACGTACAGCCTCCCGTTTATATGCAGCCTGCTCATCGCCGATGACATGCTGGTGTTCGGTTGAACACTGTGAACACAATCGTAAAGGAATCTTTCAGAAAGCAACTTGAAATATAGTTCTGAACTTCTGATTTGCCTTATCCTACTATTGGTCGGACCAGAACGTCACAGGAACAGAACATGGACTTCAGAGTTCAGACACAACTAACAATTATTGTACAAATCATATGAAAGTGGAGATGCAAGAAAAATAACACTCCGAATCAGattggaagaagaagaatttGACCCTAAGGGACATCATCTTCTTTGAGAACTTGACAAAAGCTAGGGTTcccggtcaaaaaaaaaaaaagctagggttagggttatacaaggagagagagagagagagagagagaaggcacCTAGTCGTCGAGGATCTCGCCGGAAAAGGCCGTAATCGCTGCTCCGCGCAGATGACGAAACTGACCGGAGGCGGCTACACAGGCGTTCGGCTTAGGAAGCTCGGATGATCGTGTTATGTAGATTTTCGTTTTAGCTTGTTTTGTAAACGGGTACGGCGGCCAATAGGTGCCAGTTATCACTACTTATTATTTATACTATATACTAATAAAAGATCCAGAGGGGGCAGATCCATAAAATCACAGCCATCCAACCATGATCCAACAATTCAGAtgcactagtggaaaatagggctttcgtgggagccttttatcgtgggcgcgcctgcacccgcgacaaatggcatgaccacgtcgccccgaaaccatttgGAGCGAGccgggccttttgtcgcgcccttttgtcgcgggccgtatcacaacccgcgacaaaaggggtctgaggTCTGGCGCCTCCTgccggcaccccttttgtcgcggatcGTAATACGGCTCAcgacaaaagggccatgcctatatatagacacgcagccagccccccccccccccacctccctacattttttttccttggtggtgaaaggtggaggtgtatgctagctcattttttctacatgtgcacaagaggtgtttgatggaatgcttgtgagggatgccacttgattttatttgataagatttctcctctttttgatcctaaaaggttagcaactattttctcgtatacacatagtccgtacaatattaattttagcaaggtgattgcatctgatacataattgtacttatgatgcagatgagtcatccatggatgtacggtaaccgatgtgctcccgttttcagagagggcgtgaattctttcctgcttgtggctgaggccaacaagtcgaagcaaggttttatgtgttgtccatgtctaaaatgtaagaatgagaaggattactcttgctcaagagacattaagagccacctgcttcggtttggattcatgtccagctataatgtttggaccaagcacggagaagaaggggttatgatggaagacggcgatgaagaagaagataacgatgaccagtaccgttctatgttctctgaatgcgatgataccgcaatggacgacaatgaagaagaaggaggtgaagaacatgcaacagatgatcctgttgatgatgatcttcgtcgggccatttctgatgcaagaagagactgtggcacggataaggagaggttgcagttcgacaagatgttagaggaccaccacaaattgttgtacccaggttgtgaagatgggcagagaaagctgggtagcatattggaattgctgaaatggaaggcagaggtcggtgtgactgactcgggatttgaaaaattgatgataatattaaagaagttgtttccaagaaataacgaattgcctgtcagtacatatgaagcagagaagcttgtctgccctctaggattagatgtgcagaagatacatgcatgcattaatgactgtatcctctatcgcggtgagaagtacgagaatttgaataaatgtccgatatgcggtgcatggcggtataagatcagaaaagatgaccctggtgatgttgagggcgagccacccaggaagagggttcctgcgaaggtgatgtggtatgctccaataataccacggttgaaacgtttgttcagaaacaaatagcatgccaagttgttgcaatggcacatggaagaacgtaagaaagacgcgatgttgaggcaccccgctgatggtcggcagtggagaaacatcgggagagagttcccggattttgcaggtgaggcaaggaacttatggtttggtctaagtacagatggcatgaatccttttggggattaGAGCTGCGATCCACAAAGAATCGGTCCGTGActttatgtatctacaaccttcctccttggttgtgcatgaagcggaagttcattatgatgccagtgtttatccaaggcccaaagcaacccggcaacgacattgatgtgtacctaaggccattagttgatgaacttttagagttgtgggccaaaccaggtgtacgtgtgtgggatgagcacaccgagcaagaatttaacctacgagcgttgctattcgtaaccatcaatgattagtctgctcttagtaacatttcaggacagacgaacaaaggatacaatgcatgcacacactgtttaattagatgagactgaaggtaaatatttgggaaaaagcagaaaagttatgtacccgtacaatcgccgtttccttccacgcaagcatcccttaaggaaaaaaggcaagcatttcgatggcgaggcggaCCACCGTCCGAAGTctatcccccgtagtggtgctgatatattttacatggtcaaggatttaaatgttatctttggaaagggtccaggcagtcgacctgttccgaaagacgctgacggacacgcgcccatgtggaagaagaaatctattttttgggagctagaatattggaaagtcctggaagtccgctctgcaatcgacgggatgcacctgaccaagaatctttgtgtgaatattctaggtttcctgggcgtgtatgggaagataaAAGATACAACAGAAGAACGGGACGACCAGGAACATCATAAAGGGCagaacggcaatcatccagggaagtttgaagggcctgccagctacgctcttaccaaacaagagaaggagatgttTTTTGAAGCCCTTTTTAGTATCAAGGTTTCTtccggtttctcgtcgaatataaaggaaatagtaaatatgaaggagaaaaaattccagaacctaaagtcccATGACTTCCACGTGCTTAtaacacaattgcttccggttgcattgaggggacttctaccagaaaatgttcgactagccattgtgaagatatgtgcattcctcaacgcaatttctcagaaggtaatggatccagaaactttgtcaggtttacaggaagatgtggtcgaatgtcttgtcagcttcgagttgttgttcccaccatccttcttcaatattatgacgcacctcctcgttcacctagttgaagagattagaattctcggtcctgtatttctacacaatatgttccccttcgagaggttcatgagagttttaaagaaataagttcataaccgagctaggccggaaggaagtatctcaaagggctacggaactgaggaggtcattgagttttgtgttgactttattccggaccttaagccgattggtgttcctgaatgtcggtatgaggggaggctgactagaaaaggcacactaggaaggaaagcaacggtgtgcagggacaagatttctttcaatcaagcacagtacacagttctatacaattccagcttggtggctccgtacatcgagaaacataagaatgttttacgagaaataaacccgggcaagCCCCATTCATTGATTACACgtgaacacatgaataccttcggcagttggttgcaaagacatctcatgagtgacaccactgttgtagagcagctgtacttattggccaggttaccatcttcaaacatatgtacattccaagggtacgagataaatgagaatacattttacacgatcgaccaagataaaaagagcaacaaccaaaacagtggcgtccgcttcgatgcaaaagacgagaatgggcagaccaccgcatattatggatacatagaggatatatgggaacttgactatgtacc includes the following:
- the LOC127307177 gene encoding heterogeneous nuclear ribonucleoprotein 1-like → MSSAMSRLHINGRLYVADMAPGTGNADLRRHFERYGDVADIFIPRCRLTGGPRCCAFVQFSSPRDAGRALADPRHVINDQQVYIARARPRYLEDSSFLQPKTSVPPAMSKLHSNGRLYIDDMAPGTGDVDLRNYFGRYGDVADIFIPTYRLTGQPRCSAFVHFSNPDDAARALADPLHVINGQEVYIARARPKHLEQSSVPVQASLRAANPGRSMAWISGW